One segment of Neodiprion fabricii isolate iyNeoFabr1 chromosome 1, iyNeoFabr1.1, whole genome shotgun sequence DNA contains the following:
- the LOC124188163 gene encoding MICOS complex subunit MIC19, with the protein MGSGQSARKLTISNDEVVGVIQVSNAVVQRLQGAEDEIGSKDVRDAQPSNLLSLPSGVPILPGQGALSNGVAVYHYPEYTISALEIQQQKEEELKSQDQYWQRRLQNLEKNHEKIDTIMETEYKKAVDEFTDGKKAPSTKLPRPPCTENSTEVLKCYQENPKEILKCSTLVEKFSNCVDQRRAKIIAARC; encoded by the exons ATGGGATCAGGTCAAAGTGCCAGAAAGCTAACCATTTCAAACGATGAGGTAGTCGGAGTGATTCAAGTGTCAAACGCAGTTGTCCAGCGACTTCAGGGTGCCGAGGATGAAATTGGATCCAAGGACGTAAGGGATGCTCAGCCATCCAATCTGTTGTCACTGCCCAGTGGGGTTCCAATCCTCCCTGGTCAGGGAGCTCTGTCGAATGGAGTGGCAGTTTATCATTATCCAGAATATACTATATCAGCTCTTGAAATCCAACAGCAGAAAGAGGAAGAACTCAAGAGCCAGGATCAGTACTGGCAGCGACGTCttcaaaacttggaaaaaaatcatgaaaaaattgatactatCATGGAAACTGAGTACAAGAAAGCAGTCGACGAGTTTACAGATG GTAAAAAGGCTCCGTCAACCAAATTGCCAAGACCTCCCTGCACTGAGAATAGCACTGAAGTACTAAAATGCTATCAAGAAAATCCCAAGGAAATATTAAAGTGCTCCActttggtcgaaaaattttccaactgcGTGGATCAACGTCGTGCAAAAATCATCGCTGCTCGATGCTGA
- the LOC124188148 gene encoding alpha-(1,3)-fucosyltransferase 10 → MACYLRKCLWVTLAASSIFIISQFWLMRIYEGYEIPFEDIKVPVILWWTPFTGNQGRLEHCGQVKCYFTQNRTFVSHNFLSSILFYGSNIEFDELPLPRRGSIDWGLLHEESPRNIPMLTSETALALFNHSATFSRFSDVPLTLVDLDSEEDLIGTKYFVPLEEKSRLIREKGLAPLLYIQSDCNTASMRDSYVKELMEYISIDSYGACLNNKKLPERLRLDHVSSLRDSEFLSLTAQYKFTLAFENAVCDDYITEKLWRPLMVGSIPVYYGSQSFKDWLPNKNSAISVRDFAGPKELANFLLLLTTDESRYSEYISHKISRNLNERITNPRLRNALSNREKDVPNEFGNYVRSFECLVCQRSFDKLEERNSYIVNKVHYNCPLPVNPLTNTVDKSNFWVDEFIIGRCKAKLLAQLVLRNISIDRQSFDEQLSTFDPERDC, encoded by the exons ATGGCATGCTATTTGAGAAAATGTCTTTGGGTAACGCTCGCTGCAAGCAGtatattcattatttctcAG TTTTGGCTTATGCGCATCTACGAGGGTTATGAAATACCATTCGAAG ATATCAAGGTTCCAGTGATACTGTGGTGGACACCTTTCACAGGTAATCAGGGCCGATTGGAACACTGTGGTCAAGTCAAGTGTTATTTCACACAGAATCGAACCTTTGTATCGCACAATTTCCTCAGC agcattttattttatggtagtaatattgaatttgacgaattacCTTTGCCACGGAGAGGTAGTATTGACTGGGGACTACTGCACGAAGAATCACCTAGAAATATTCCCATGCTAACATCGGAAACTGCTCTTGCTTTATTCAATCACTCAGCAACTTTTAGTCGGTTTAGTGATGTGCCATTGACTTTGGTTGATTTAGACAGTGAAGAAGACTTGATAG ggacaaaatattttgtaccATTAGAGGAAAAAAGTAGATTAATAAGGGAGAAAGGACTCGCACCATTGCTGTACATTCAATCAGATTGTAATACAGCAAGCATGAGAGATTCATACGTTAAGGAACTCATGGAGTATATTTCCATTGATTCTTATGGAGCatgtttaaataataaaaaactcCCAGAAAG GTTGAGACTAGACCATGTGAGCTCCTTAAGAGACAGTGAATTTCTTTCCTTGACAGCTCAGTACAAATTTACGCTAGCCTTTGAAAATGCAGTTTGTGATGATTACATCACTGAAAAATTATGGAGACCGCTGATGGTTGGATCAATACCGGTATACTACGGCTCGCAATCTTTCAAG GATTGGCTaccaaataaaaattcagcTATATCCGTGAGAGACTTTGCAGGGCCCAAGGAACTTGCAAATTTCTTGCTCCTCCTGACAACAGATGAGTCACGCTATAGCGAGTATATCTCGCACAAGATATCTAGAAATTTAAATGAACGAATAACAAATCCTCGTCTTCGGAATGCTCTAAGCAATCGGGAAAAAGATGTACCGAATGAATTTGGAAATTACGTCCGGTCATTTGAATGTCTAGTCTGTCAAAGATCATTCGATAAATTAGAGGAACGGAATTCTTATATTGTCAATAAGGTTCACTACAATTGCCCGCTACCTGTGAATCCGCTGACCAATACAGTAGATAAAAGCAATTTTTGGGTGGATGAATTCATTATTGGTAGATGCAAAGCAAAATTATTGGCTCAACTAGTCTTGCGTAATATAAGCATTGATCGACAGAGTTTTGATGAACAATTGTCAACATTTGATCCAGAAAGAGAttgctga
- the LOC124188150 gene encoding RNA 3'-terminal phosphate cyclase-like protein isoform X1 yields the protein MPGKLINNVLTYEGCNYFRYRLLLATLSGKPVRITGIRINDDNPGLREYEINFVRLMDKITNGTRIELNETGTIISYIPGLLVGGDLEHECSLERGISYYLEAVMMLAPFCKKMIRLKIKGITNNTLDPSIDRLKASGIPVIKQFIVGDDDVELNISKRGVAPLGGGEVWFKCPVNRHLKSIQCQNCGMVKRVRGVACSIRVSPAIANRMVESAKGCLLKFLPDIYIHTDQSRGSSSGKSPGFGITLVAETTTGVSLSGEAFSSLTETGSLPCVPEDLGKKAALYLLDEIYRSGCVDSAFQSMATLFMALGKKDISKMTVGPLTQAAIQFLRDLRDFFGVVFKIDMLSSDETIIEERSLVLLTCVGIGYSNINRRVM from the exons ATGCCAGGAAAACTTATAAACAACGTACTCACGTACGAAGGATGCAATTACTTTAGGTATCGTTTACTACTGGCAACATTATCCGGGAAACCCGTAAGAATCACGGGGATACGAATCAACGATGACAATCCCGGCCTTAGAG AATATGAAATCAACTTCGTTCGACTCATGGACAAAATCACAAATGGGACCAGAATAGAGTTGAATGAGACTGGCACTATTATTTCTTATATTCCTGGTTTACTGGTCGGAGGAGATCTGGAACACGAATGTAGTCTTGAACGAGGTATCAGTTACTATTTAGAAGCTGTCATGATGTTAGCCCCTTTTTGTAAGAAAATGATCAGACTCAAAATCAAAGGAATAACCAACAATACTCTTG ACCCCTCTATCGATAGACTGAAAGCCAGCGGAATTCCTGTCATTAAGCAATTCATTGTGGGGGATGATGACGTGgaattgaatatttctaaGAGAGGCGTTGCTCCATTAGGCGGTGGCGAAGTATGGTTTAAATGTCCGGTGAATCGTCACCTCAAGTCGATACAG TGCCAGAATTGTGGAATGGTCAAACGAGTGCGAGGTGTAGCGTGTTCGATACGTGTATCCCCGGCAATAGCCAATCGCATGGTGGAATCTGCTAAAGGATGCCTGTTAAAATTTCTTCCAGACATTTATATTCACACAGATCAGAGCCGAGGTTCATCAAGCGGTAAATCTCCag GTTTTGGAATTACTTTAGTGGCTGAAACGACAACAGGAGTATCTTTGAGTGGTGAAGCATTTTCATCCTTGACAGAGACCGGATCTCTACCATGCGTTCCTGAAGATCTTGGTAAAAAGGCAGCCTTATATCTTTTGGATGAAATATACAG AAGTGGATGTGTAGATTCTGCCTTTCAAAGCATGGCAACACTGTTTATGGCACTTGGTAAGAAAGACATTTCAAAGATGACCGTAGGCCCATTGACGCAAGCCGC AATACAATTTCTACGGGATTTGAGAGACTTTTTCGGTGTTGTTTTTAAGATAGACATGTTGAGCAGTGATGAAACTATCATCGAGGAACGAAGTCTGGTATTATTAACTTGCGTTGGAATAGGATATTCGAATATCAATCGCCGTGTCATGTAG
- the LOC124188160 gene encoding B-cell receptor-associated protein 31 produces the protein MSLQWTIIASFLYVEIAVVLLLVLPIASPKSWQRLFKSRFLQSLSSQASIYFLVLLAILVLFLLDAIREMRKYSNIETGEHVHLNTEMQGNMRLFRAQRNFYISGFSLFLSLVIRRLVTLISAQATLLAQSEAAMRQAVSATTTAKSLLAQKSSGESAQNDSNEAHDKAVSELKNQIKGLNKQISELEAELQKEKKDKEAVTSQAKSLVQEYDRLSEEHAKLQSSGDKKVE, from the exons ATGAGCTTGCAATGGACGATTATCGCTTCTTTTTTATATGTGGAAATAGCTGTTGTTCTGCTCCTCGTTTTGCCAATAGCATCCCCGAAGAGTTGGCAACGGCTTTTCAAGTCCAGATTCCTTCAGAGCTTGAGCAGTCAAGCGTCGATATACTTTTTAGTCCTGCTGGCCATTTTGGTATTATTTTTGCTAGATGCGATTCGAGAAATGCGCAAGTATTCTAACATAGAGACTGGGGAACATGTTCATTTAAATACAGAAATGCAAG GTAATATGCGGCTGTTTCGGGCTCAAcggaatttttatatttctggATTTTCGCTCTTTCTGAGCCTTGTGATCCGTCGCTTGGTTACACTGATTTCGGCCCAAGCAACGCTATTGGCACAAAGTGAGGCAGCTATGCGGCAAGCAGTGTCTGCCACCACCACAGCAAAATCTCTACTGGCACAGAAATCATCAGGAGAAAGTGCCCAGAATGATTCCAACGAGGCTCACGACAAAGCAGTTTCTGAGcttaaaaatcaaatcaaaggcttaaataaacaaatttctgAGCTCGAAGCGGAATTgcaaaaggaaaagaaagacaAAGAAGCAGTCACATCGCAAGCAAAATCTCTTGTGCAGGAATATGATCGACTGAGCGAAGAACACGCCAAGTTGCAATCTAGCGGAGACAAAAAAgtggaataa
- the LOC124180168 gene encoding uncharacterized protein LOC124180168, whose amino-acid sequence MPEFFHALPGPLRRSVQLDLHWEMLRHSQLFRSQDIAFKRALSCTMRHQYFLPGEYVFRVNRYSAKMIYIASGVLQVLTEDDAETPILSLSSGSILGEGKLLIPSTCRADIRTATHSEVHILDATSLYRLLNLYPKVAAHLHHKRTARTVIAENLNRLKHGQVRRYKTISEHNGISWMKTQWHVIEEASKYGNNHLSIDLIPIDGTRTSRYLELLALSERVELMSNAVCLRMNCPCILEPESNFLNWWEKFNAFVSLVIILLYPYYITFTLTFPNWLLLLDTMFVITKSIDIFIQASTAVKLENRLRIVDIGHLLRLRLQTLSFIIDIIVILPIELFMMTFGTHSAAEDVPYYSYSAYRINRLLTIYRLYKYILKLEEHSETNIELLKSCRSVFTYAIAAYWLATATYYGSCRLRGCGVDSWIGYYTKHEEETYGKKELFYNPLITTMYYIFNTLTSLGVSKLMPRNNWEILELDGVIILSLIMYVYFCAELGATHIIYYESKNSATEHLKLVTRFLKLHGNSSDISTRVRDHLGTQWEYKKSNRNDNKRLLTNVCQDLYDKIIIHNIMKTLRAVPIFYEGDESFLEILAKKAKVFLLTKDTMIAQAGLKTTAMYVIRNGYCQVVSALPSDVDRDRSEIVGPGSMVLVVEFLHDTNNLADIHTITTCEIISIQRTDFWNTLNMFPEFKAQFENAIDYSYFTGKTIENLSARSGSNKITRYPNWTNLDEKAIISDYMAPFKRIGMFSFIRHLMLRRGINPHGKNFRHWEEFREVVCFLSALFYPKFFTSLVPYPHARLAGYMFDVVGFVDIYLRLHLSYYNVNGIIVTHPLWTTLHYMTTSFITDIIMSTPLELFGLQNTFGSQNTHLTKAWFYLITRPLLLFRIFGRFATIKDDIKHNHTCVAYFRFLLTAGVMLNALSCANMLYNCEFLHDNGVYRNIECTSYSWFSMSQFKQYNDPLSVYLISVYFHSTFMFRCGNGVILVVTTLEMIVIMLVCMTLIPAWWLMIAQITSNKVGGDLSLADYRQEMQAMLRYLRNEDVSSVLILLSIEEVEHRWKCSKGLNWKKLFKTLPSQLHEEVAVELHGPALAKVNLLKDQDFSATRLLACRVENTCYRKDTPIIQRNEVQGNIYIIKSGLVDILAADDTLICSLGPGGIFGSFMRKKPVRHTMQMMASGHTSLFVISAEEFYNVLDHFPVIQERLSRATAMDAEFVDIVAAASNLENMEKKVRSHNKTCHGLICISTKSRWHKHLHWIICVPVSMISVYLVTSQIALQVLTMPVNSLIYTCDFCFFIKIFVGFHTNFADENLNASINNYKQMVKKYFVKWNLFWLDLLCCIPFEVLAYSVDESRVKARLLTVLKLNRLLRLCHIYHFQTEHQRQLDINPVKRSMFLCATNILFVHMGVCLWILIACHESGCKHNIPPNHEERLVSSRFQAMLLAYQYNFDLLTSVGSHDVQPTTIPEVLVTIFLILVYQVMALNLLTTLATFIHFAQYTFTNFEIQVQRLYSFMESKSLSPILLQRIWEYCLQQWLRQQGAWMPSMILSMPNFLQNQIMFDIYGYLLTESEIFHGLHEDFLYQLTARMKRCVYFPKNYIVQAGDIDHTMYFIHSGKVQVFDKAKPSMRGLGSILGVKQGVTTALPHFNDVIALTVTDIMSLHKDAWKDLLAEFPSARIILYDRIAQMTEFY is encoded by the exons ATGCCAGAATTCTTCCATGCGCTACCTGGCCCTTTGCGTCGTTCGGTTCAACTTGATCTTCACTGGGAAATGCTACGACATTCACAGCTTTTTCGCAGCCAAGATATAGCTTTTAAACGTGCGCTTAGCTGTACAATGAGacatcaatattttcttccgGGTGAATATGTGTTTCGGGTAAACAG ATACTCAGCAAAAATGATCTACATAGCTTCCGGCGTTTTGCAAGTATTGACTGAAGATGATGCGGAAACTCCGATATTGTCATTATCAAGTGGGAGTATATTAGGTGAAGGAAAACTACTCATACCCTCGACGTGTCGAGCAGACATTCGTACTGCAACTCATTCTGAAGTGCACATATTGGATGCGACGAGTCTTTACAGGCTATTGAATTTGTATCCCAAAGTAGCAGCTCATCTTCACCATAAACGAACCGCACGCACTGTGATTGCTGAAAACCTAAATAGACTGAAACACGGGCAGGTACGACGTTATAAAACTATATCAGAACATAATGGAATAAGTTGGATGAAAACGCAATGGCACGTAATTGAAGAGGCATCGAAATATGGTAACAATCACTTATCAATAGATTTAATACCAATCGATGGAACAAGGACTTCGCGATACCTTGAATTATTAGCTCTGAGTGAAAGAGTAGAATTAATGTCAAATGCCGTATGCTTGAGAATGAACTGCCCGTGTATTCTTGAACCagaatcaaattttctcaactggtgggaaaaatttaatgccTTTGTGTCCCTTGTCATTATTTTGTTGTATCCATACTATATAACATTCACTCTAACTTTCCCCAATTGGCTCCTATTATTGGATACTATGTTTGTCATAACCAAAAGtattgatatatttatacaagcTTCCACTGCGGTGAAGCTGGAGAATCGACTCCGAATAGTCGACATTGGACATTTACTGAGACTACGACTACAGACACTGTCTTTCATCATCGACATTATTGTTATATTGCCGATAGAATTGTTTATGATGACATTCGGAACACATTCTGCTGCTGAAGACGTACCTTATTACTCGTATTCGGCTTACAGAATCAACAGACTCTTGACGATTTATAGATTATATAAGTACATACTAAAACTGGAAGAACATTCAGAAACCAACATAGAATTGTTGAAATCGTGTAGGTCAGTTTTTACGTACGCGATTGCTGCATATTGGCTGGCGACTGCAACGTACTACGGCAGTTGTCGCTTAAGAGGATGTGGTGTAGATTCGTGGATTGGTTATTACACCAAACACGAAGAAGAAACTTATGGTAAAAAAGAATTGTTCTACAATCCTTTAATAACTACTATGTACTATATATTCAATACTCTAACAAGTTTGGGTGTATCTAAATTGATGCCTAGAAACAATTGGGAGATTTTAGAATTGGATggagtaataatattaagttTAATTATGTACGTTTACTTTTGCGCTGAATTGGGAGCGACACACATAATTTATTACGAGAGTAAAAATTCTGCTACAGAGCACCTCAAGTTGGTCACtcgatttttaaaacttcATGGAAACTCATCAGACATTTCAACGCGCGTTCGAGATCACCTCGGCACGCAGTGGGAATATAAGAAATCGAATAGGAATGACAACAAAAGATTGTTAACCAATGTATGTCAAGATCtgtatgataaaataattattcacaacATCATGAAAACTTTGAGAGCTGTGCCCATATTTTATGAAGGAGACGAAAGTTTTTTGGAAATATTAGCTAAAAAGGCAAAGGTATTTCTCCTTACGAAAGATACAATGATCGCCCAAGCTGGGTTAAAAACCACAGCTATGTATGTGATACGAAATGGATACTGCCAAGTCGTTTCTGCGTTACCAAGCGATGTGGATAGGGACAGAAGCGAAATCGTTGGCCCTGGATCAATGGTACTGGTCGTTGAATTTCTGCATGATACTAATAATCTGGCTGATATACATACCATAACAACGTGTGAGATCATATCAATACAGCGAACTGATTTCTGGAATACCCTCAACATGTTTCCTGAGTTCAAAGCCCAATTTGAGAATGCCATCGACTACAGTTATTTCACTGGTAAGACTATAGAAAACTTGAGCGCAAGAAGTGGGAGCAACAAAATAACCAGGTACCCAAATTGGACAAATTTAGATGAAAAAGCAATCATCTCGGATTATATGGCACCGTTCAAAAGGATCggaatgttttcttttattcgtcATTTAATGTTACGACGTGGCATAAATCCGCACGGAAAAAACTTCCGGCATTGGGAAGAATTTCGCGAAGTCGTATGCTTTCTAAGCGCATTATTTTATCCAAAGTTCTTCACATCACTAGTACCATATCCTCATGCACGTTTAGCCGGTTACATGTTTGACGTTGTAGGGTTTGTAGATATTTATCTTCGCTTGCACCTTTCTTACTACAACGTAAACGGCATTATCGTCACTCATCCTCTCTGGACCACATTGCACTACATGACCACTAGCTTCATTACAGATATTATAATGAGTACACCGCTGGAATTATTTGGATTACAAAATACATTCGGTAGTCAAAATACCCATTTGACAAAGGCCTGGTTTTACTTAATCACACGACCGCTTTTACTTTTTCGAATCTTTGGTAGATTTGCCACAATAAAGGATGATATCAAGCATAATCACACATGTGTGGCTTACTTTCGGTTTTTACTGACAGCTGGAGTTATGTTGAATGCTTTGTCGTGTGCCAATATGCTGTACAACTGTGAATTTCTACATGATAACGGTGTGTATCGTAACATTGAATGTACTTCGTACTCCTGGTTTTCAATGTCCCAATTTAAACAATATAACGATCCTTTATCAGTCTACTTGATATCTGTGTATTTTCACTCTACTTTTATGTTTCGTTGTGGTAATGGGGTAATATTAGTGGTAACAACTCTAGAAATGATCGTCATCATGCTAGTTTGCATGACATTGATACCTGCATGGTGGTTGATGATTGCCCAGATTACCTCCAACAAAGTTGGAGGTGATCTTAGTCTCGCGGATTACCGTCAAGAGATGCAAGCGATGCTCAGATATTTGAGAAACGAGGACGTTTCTTCAGTATTAATACTGCTATCTATCGAGGAGGTAGAACACCGTTGGAAGTGCTCCAAAGGATTGAACTGGAAGAAGCTCTTTAAAACTTTACCCTCCCAGCTTCATGAAGAGGTAGCAGTCGAACTGCATGGCCCAGCGTTGGCCAAAGTTAATCTACTCAAAGATCAGGATTTTAGCGCAACAAGATTACTGGCCTGTCGAGTCGAAAACACGTGCTACCGCAAAGATACGCCAATTATTCAACGCAATGAGGTCCAAGGTAACATTTACATTATCAAGAGCGGACTCGTCGATATTTTGGCAGCTGATGACACTTTAATCTGCTCACTTGGGCCTGGCGGTATTTTTGGTTCGTTCATGAGAAAAAAGCCTGTGAGACACACAATGCAAATGATGGCATCTGGCCATACTTCCCTATTTGTTATATCGGCTGAAGAATTTTATAACGTACTGGATCACTTTCCCGTTATACAGGAAAGACTATCTCGTGCCACGGCAATGGATGCAGAGTTTGTGGATATAGTTGCAGCAGCGTCAAACTTGGAGAATATGGAGAAGAAAGTAAGATCCCACAATAAAACCTGTCATGGGCTGATTTGTATTTCAACAAAGTCGAGATGGCACAAACATCTGCACTGGATTATATGTGTCCCTGTATCAATGATTAGCGTGTATCTAGTGACATCTCAAATCGCTTTGCAAGTTTTAACCATGCCTGTTAATTCCCTGATTTACACCTGTgacttttgtttctttatcaAGATATTCGTTGGCTTTCACACAAATTTTGCTGACGAAAATTTAAATGCTTCCATCAATAATTACAAGcagatggtaaaaaaatactttgtCAAATGGAACTTATTTTGGCTAGACCTGCTGTGCTGTATTCCATTCGAAGTATTAGCGTATTCCGTCGACGAATCCCGAGTGAAGGCTAGACTTCTTACAGTTCTGAAGTTAAATCGACTCCTCAGATTATGTCACatatatcattttcaaacCGAGCACCAACGGCAGTTGGACATAAATCCAGTGAAACGTAGCATGTTTCTTTGCGCAACAAATATCTTGTTTGTTCACATGGGTGTTTGTCTGTGGATATTGATTGCATGTCACGAATCAGGGTGTAAACATAACATCCCACCAAATCACGAGGAGCGCCTCGTCTCCTCGAGGTTCCAGGCTATGCTTCTAGCTTATCAGTATAATTTCGATCTACTGACCTCAGTTGGATCTCATGACGTTCAGCCGACCACAATACCAGAAGTACTGGTAACGATATTTTTGATACTAGTTTATCAAGTAATGGCATTGAATTTACTAACAACTTTGGCTACATTCATTCACTTTGCTCAATATACATTcacgaattttgaaatccaAGTTCAAAGGCTCTATTCATTTATGGAAAGTAAATCTCTCTCTCCTATCTTACTGCAACGAATATGGGAATACTGTTTGCAGCAGTGGCTGAGACAACAAGGGGCATGGATGCCCAGCATGATCTTGAGCATGCCCAATTTCTTACAAAATCAAATTATGTTTGACATATATGGCTACTTACTAACCGAATCCGAAATATTTCATGGATTGCACGAAGATTTCCTGTATCAGCTCACAGCTAGGATGAAGCGCTGTGtttattttccgaaaaattacATTGTTCAAGCTGGTGATATCGACCATAcaatgtattttatacactcTGGAAAAGTTCAAGTTTTCGACAAGGCTAAGCCCAGTATGAGAGGGCTCGGAAGTATTCTTGGAGTCAAACAAGGTGTAACTACAGCTCTTCCTCATTTCAACGACGTCATTGCACTGACAGTGACAGACATCATGAGCTTGCATAAAGATGCATGGAAAGATTTACTTGCGGAATTTCCTTCTGCTAGAATAATTCTTTATGATAGAATTGCGCAGATGACAGAATTTTACTAA
- the LOC124188150 gene encoding probable RNA 3'-terminal phosphate cyclase-like protein isoform X2: protein MKYEINFVRLMDKITNGTRIELNETGTIISYIPGLLVGGDLEHECSLERGISYYLEAVMMLAPFCKKMIRLKIKGITNNTLDPSIDRLKASGIPVIKQFIVGDDDVELNISKRGVAPLGGGEVWFKCPVNRHLKSIQCQNCGMVKRVRGVACSIRVSPAIANRMVESAKGCLLKFLPDIYIHTDQSRGSSSGKSPGFGITLVAETTTGVSLSGEAFSSLTETGSLPCVPEDLGKKAALYLLDEIYRSGCVDSAFQSMATLFMALGKKDISKMTVGPLTQAAIQFLRDLRDFFGVVFKIDMLSSDETIIEERSLVLLTCVGIGYSNINRRVM, encoded by the exons atga AATATGAAATCAACTTCGTTCGACTCATGGACAAAATCACAAATGGGACCAGAATAGAGTTGAATGAGACTGGCACTATTATTTCTTATATTCCTGGTTTACTGGTCGGAGGAGATCTGGAACACGAATGTAGTCTTGAACGAGGTATCAGTTACTATTTAGAAGCTGTCATGATGTTAGCCCCTTTTTGTAAGAAAATGATCAGACTCAAAATCAAAGGAATAACCAACAATACTCTTG ACCCCTCTATCGATAGACTGAAAGCCAGCGGAATTCCTGTCATTAAGCAATTCATTGTGGGGGATGATGACGTGgaattgaatatttctaaGAGAGGCGTTGCTCCATTAGGCGGTGGCGAAGTATGGTTTAAATGTCCGGTGAATCGTCACCTCAAGTCGATACAG TGCCAGAATTGTGGAATGGTCAAACGAGTGCGAGGTGTAGCGTGTTCGATACGTGTATCCCCGGCAATAGCCAATCGCATGGTGGAATCTGCTAAAGGATGCCTGTTAAAATTTCTTCCAGACATTTATATTCACACAGATCAGAGCCGAGGTTCATCAAGCGGTAAATCTCCag GTTTTGGAATTACTTTAGTGGCTGAAACGACAACAGGAGTATCTTTGAGTGGTGAAGCATTTTCATCCTTGACAGAGACCGGATCTCTACCATGCGTTCCTGAAGATCTTGGTAAAAAGGCAGCCTTATATCTTTTGGATGAAATATACAG AAGTGGATGTGTAGATTCTGCCTTTCAAAGCATGGCAACACTGTTTATGGCACTTGGTAAGAAAGACATTTCAAAGATGACCGTAGGCCCATTGACGCAAGCCGC AATACAATTTCTACGGGATTTGAGAGACTTTTTCGGTGTTGTTTTTAAGATAGACATGTTGAGCAGTGATGAAACTATCATCGAGGAACGAAGTCTGGTATTATTAACTTGCGTTGGAATAGGATATTCGAATATCAATCGCCGTGTCATGTAG